A genomic window from Chlorobium phaeobacteroides DSM 266 includes:
- a CDS encoding cation-translocating P-type ATPase, whose protein sequence is MPTEIPSRPDTRVLDGKLWHTLPLETALAQLGLSHGGLTTAEANSRRETFGPNELEEKGGRTVWHILWEQVSSVMIVILLIAGVLALLFKGGGGPPIDAIAIFSIVILFVVQGVMQEYRAQKAIAALKQMSSPTVKVVRDGQVQEMSARDLVPGDLVKLETGSVVPADCRIVESVNLRIQEAALTGESEPIEKFSGVLEGEDLSLGDRKNMGYMGTFASYGRGEALVVETGMRTELGKIASMIQNVKHEETPLQKKLDKLGKTLALIALVVAVVVALTGVYIEGKTWAEVLIIAIAISVAIVPEGLPAVQTFSLAIGAQRMVKRKALIRKLPAVEALGSVTVICSDKTGTLTQNKMTVTELETLDHRVELDTQARQYDIEHGQPELAALVACGGLCCDAVLNPDGETGVGDPTEVALAVAAHRYNLSRIALESVLPRVAEIPFDSGRKLMTTIHKLPEGGALPSTISAMAAGLNGSPYVVFTKGAADNMLAICDRVFSVGQVRPLTDDDRARIHAANSKMASDGIRVLGVGYHGLPDLSEYEQPGKVERELVFLGLVGMIDPARPEAKDAVAKCKTAGIRTIMITGDHPDTARYIAADLGITSHDGRVITGVELEKMSDTDLKKALKDANTNCFARVSPEHKLRIVGALQELGNIVAMTGDGVNDAPALKRADIGVAMGITGTDVSKEAADMVLLDDNFATIVAAIEEGRVVYDNLRRFVMFSISGNIAKVIIVAVSPLIGLAAMLKPIQILFSNLLTDGLLGLGMGMEAAEKNTMQRPPYSPQESIISRVVGRHIAIIGPVIGLLLLVVGYLQWQQLGLPNVLQIKNEAERNALFTDPKVLMWGTLMFTALAMMQVGRAFSSRSFLDPFWKQPLRTNKVLVGMILAVVTLQLFVVYTPGVQTFFSAVSLSGTNLGLCIAFAMVVLTIMELLKALERRNAAAKQPGGKK, encoded by the coding sequence ATGCCTACTGAAATCCCCAGCCGGCCTGATACAAGGGTCCTTGATGGAAAGCTCTGGCACACGCTGCCACTTGAAACCGCGCTCGCCCAACTGGGCTTGTCGCACGGAGGCCTGACCACCGCCGAGGCGAATTCCCGCCGGGAAACGTTCGGCCCGAACGAGCTCGAAGAAAAGGGCGGGCGTACAGTCTGGCACATTTTGTGGGAGCAGGTCAGCTCGGTGATGATCGTGATTCTGCTGATCGCCGGCGTGTTGGCGCTGCTTTTCAAGGGGGGCGGAGGCCCGCCCATCGATGCTATCGCGATCTTTTCGATCGTGATATTGTTCGTGGTGCAGGGCGTGATGCAGGAGTACCGGGCCCAGAAAGCCATCGCCGCTCTGAAGCAGATGTCGTCGCCTACAGTGAAGGTTGTGCGCGATGGGCAGGTACAGGAGATGAGTGCACGCGACCTCGTTCCTGGCGATCTCGTGAAGCTTGAGACGGGAAGCGTTGTGCCGGCCGATTGCCGGATTGTCGAGAGCGTGAACCTGCGCATTCAGGAGGCTGCCCTTACGGGCGAATCGGAACCGATCGAGAAGTTTTCGGGTGTCCTCGAGGGCGAGGATCTTTCGCTCGGCGACCGGAAAAATATGGGCTACATGGGCACCTTTGCCAGCTATGGGCGGGGCGAGGCGCTGGTGGTGGAAACCGGAATGCGCACCGAGCTGGGCAAGATCGCCTCGATGATCCAGAACGTCAAACACGAGGAAACGCCGCTTCAGAAAAAGCTGGACAAACTCGGCAAGACCCTTGCGCTCATCGCCCTGGTTGTTGCTGTGGTTGTGGCCCTCACCGGCGTTTACATCGAAGGCAAGACCTGGGCCGAGGTGCTGATCATCGCTATCGCGATCTCTGTCGCCATCGTCCCCGAGGGACTTCCGGCGGTGCAGACCTTTTCGCTGGCGATCGGCGCACAGAGGATGGTCAAGCGCAAGGCTCTTATCCGGAAGCTTCCGGCTGTCGAGGCATTGGGTTCGGTGACGGTTATTTGCAGCGACAAGACCGGTACTCTCACCCAGAACAAGATGACCGTGACGGAGCTGGAAACACTCGACCATCGGGTGGAACTTGATACGCAGGCCAGGCAGTACGATATCGAACACGGCCAGCCGGAGCTCGCGGCGCTGGTGGCGTGCGGAGGGCTGTGTTGCGACGCAGTGCTGAACCCCGATGGTGAAACCGGCGTCGGAGATCCTACCGAGGTGGCGCTGGCAGTGGCCGCGCATCGTTACAACCTCAGCCGGATCGCCCTTGAGTCGGTGCTGCCGCGAGTGGCCGAGATTCCCTTCGACTCCGGTCGTAAGCTCATGACGACCATACACAAGCTGCCGGAGGGTGGCGCATTGCCGTCCACGATCTCCGCTATGGCGGCAGGTCTGAACGGCTCTCCGTATGTGGTGTTCACCAAGGGAGCGGCCGACAACATGCTGGCTATCTGCGATCGAGTGTTCAGCGTAGGGCAGGTGCGCCCCCTGACCGACGACGACCGGGCAAGGATACATGCTGCCAACAGCAAGATGGCTTCTGACGGCATTCGCGTGCTGGGCGTCGGCTACCACGGTCTTCCGGATCTGTCGGAGTACGAACAACCGGGCAAGGTGGAGCGTGAGCTTGTGTTTCTGGGACTGGTTGGCATGATCGATCCTGCCCGACCCGAAGCGAAGGATGCGGTGGCTAAGTGCAAGACGGCAGGGATTCGCACGATCATGATCACCGGCGACCACCCTGACACGGCCCGTTATATCGCCGCCGACCTCGGAATCACCTCGCACGACGGGCGGGTCATCACCGGCGTCGAGCTGGAGAAGATGAGCGACACGGATCTGAAGAAAGCGCTCAAGGACGCTAACACGAACTGCTTCGCACGCGTTTCGCCGGAGCATAAGCTGCGCATCGTCGGCGCCCTGCAGGAGTTGGGAAACATCGTTGCCATGACCGGTGACGGCGTGAACGACGCACCTGCCCTTAAGCGCGCAGACATCGGCGTCGCAATGGGTATCACCGGCACCGATGTCTCGAAAGAGGCGGCGGACATGGTGCTGCTGGATGACAACTTCGCCACCATCGTGGCCGCGATTGAAGAGGGGCGCGTGGTGTATGACAACCTGCGACGCTTCGTAATGTTCTCGATCTCGGGCAACATTGCCAAGGTGATCATTGTGGCGGTTTCGCCGCTGATCGGGCTTGCCGCGATGCTCAAGCCGATCCAGATCCTGTTCTCGAACCTGCTGACCGACGGGCTGCTTGGCCTCGGCATGGGTATGGAGGCAGCGGAGAAGAACACGATGCAGCGGCCTCCGTATTCGCCGCAAGAGAGCATTATCTCCCGCGTTGTGGGACGCCACATCGCCATTATCGGCCCCGTGATCGGGTTGTTGCTCCTTGTGGTGGGCTATTTGCAGTGGCAGCAGCTTGGTCTCCCGAATGTACTGCAGATCAAGAACGAGGCAGAACGCAACGCGCTTTTCACTGATCCCAAGGTGCTGATGTGGGGAACCCTCATGTTCACGGCTCTCGCGATGATGCAGGTTGGCCGAGCCTTCAGCTCGCGTTCGTTCCTTGATCCGTTTTGGAAGCAACCGCTCCGTACGAACAAGGTGTTGGTGGGGATGATTCTCGCAGTCGTAACGTTGCAACTGTTTGTGGTCTACACGCCCGGCGTCCAAACTTTTTTCTCCGCTGTCAGCCTGAGCGGCACGAATCTCGGCTTGTGCATTGCGTTTGCCATGGTTGTGCTCACGATCATGGAGCTGCTGAAGGCGCTCGAGCGGCGCAACGCGGCGGCAAAGCAACCAGGGGGTAAGAAATAA